From Acidimicrobiales bacterium, the proteins below share one genomic window:
- a CDS encoding wax ester/triacylglycerol synthase family O-acyltransferase has product MNRLAPIDAAFLYMETPSSHMHVTGVIIVDPSTMHGGYSFEAIREMLASRIHLLPPYRRRLLTVPFHLNDPVFIEDPDFDITNHVHRMAVPPPGGREELADIIGDVAGRALDRGKPLWETIVVEGAADGTVALICKVHHACIDGVTGADLMSQLFDLEPDAPEPPPPVEEWKPDRIPSDLELLAEAGRDRLIDPLRGLRGLGRLGSTVVRTATSAIGRDDGERAPALPFTAPKTKFTGALTPHRSVAFGQADFDDLHVVKKTFDVKINDVVLAACTIALRRYLQDHDDLPDKPLVSMEPVSVHGEGTQEGTNQVSSMAVRLPVQLEDPVDQLLEIREDTTAAKEMHNAIGADVLRDLTQFAPPVLFNRAMRLYSSMGLASHHRPVQNLVISNVPGPPIPLYCAGARVVAVYPFGPLIEGAGLNITVLSNMGNMDFGVIGCTETAPDLWSLADGFGQAVKDLRAAADAVLAEREAEAAAALDPPPPPAKKRAPRKKATAKKAAPKD; this is encoded by the coding sequence ATGAACCGACTGGCACCCATCGACGCCGCGTTCTTGTACATGGAGACGCCCAGCAGCCACATGCACGTGACGGGCGTGATCATCGTCGACCCGTCGACCATGCACGGCGGCTACTCGTTCGAGGCCATCCGGGAGATGCTCGCCTCTCGCATCCACCTCCTCCCGCCGTACCGGCGGCGCCTGCTCACCGTCCCGTTCCACCTGAACGACCCGGTGTTCATCGAGGACCCCGACTTCGACATCACCAACCACGTCCACCGCATGGCCGTCCCGCCCCCGGGCGGCCGTGAGGAGCTCGCCGACATCATCGGCGACGTGGCCGGCCGGGCCCTCGACCGGGGCAAGCCCCTCTGGGAGACCATCGTCGTCGAGGGCGCCGCCGACGGGACCGTGGCCCTGATCTGCAAGGTCCACCATGCCTGCATCGACGGCGTCACGGGCGCCGACCTGATGAGCCAGCTCTTCGACCTCGAGCCTGACGCCCCCGAGCCGCCACCGCCCGTCGAGGAGTGGAAGCCCGACCGCATCCCCTCCGATCTCGAGCTGCTCGCCGAAGCGGGACGCGACCGCCTCATCGACCCGCTCCGCGGGCTGCGGGGCCTCGGCCGCCTCGGCTCGACCGTGGTGCGCACGGCCACCTCCGCCATCGGCCGCGACGACGGCGAGCGGGCGCCGGCCCTGCCCTTCACCGCCCCCAAGACCAAGTTCACCGGAGCGCTCACCCCCCACCGCTCGGTGGCCTTCGGCCAGGCCGACTTCGACGACCTGCACGTCGTGAAGAAGACCTTCGACGTCAAGATCAACGACGTGGTGCTGGCCGCCTGCACCATCGCCCTGCGCCGCTACCTGCAAGACCACGACGACCTGCCCGACAAGCCGCTCGTCTCCATGGAGCCGGTGTCGGTCCACGGCGAGGGCACCCAGGAGGGCACCAACCAGGTGTCGAGCATGGCCGTGCGCCTCCCGGTGCAGCTCGAGGACCCCGTCGACCAGCTCCTCGAGATCCGCGAGGACACCACGGCGGCCAAGGAGATGCACAACGCCATCGGGGCCGACGTCCTGCGGGACCTCACGCAGTTCGCTCCCCCGGTGCTGTTCAACCGGGCCATGCGCCTGTACTCGAGCATGGGACTGGCCAGCCACCACCGGCCGGTGCAGAACCTCGTCATCTCGAACGTCCCGGGCCCGCCCATCCCGCTCTACTGCGCCGGCGCCCGCGTCGTCGCGGTCTACCCGTTCGGCCCCCTCATCGAGGGCGCCGGCCTCAACATCACCGTGCTGTCGAACATGGGCAACATGGACTTCGGCGTCATCGGCTGCACCGAGACCGCGCCCGACCTCTGGTCGCTCGCCGACGGCTTCGGCCAGGCGGTGAAGGACCTGCGGGCGGCCGCGGACGCGGTGCTGGCCGAGCGCGAGGCGGAGGCCGCGGCCGCCCTCGACCCGCCCCCACCGCCCGCGAAGAAGCGCGCCCCCCGCAAGAAGGCCACCGCCAAGAAGGCGGCGCCGAAGGATTGA
- a CDS encoding response regulator transcription factor — translation MTRRRRGGRSHGVLSFGRDAWPVPERGVRVLVVDDDAGVRQAIRRALLLEGHEVALAEDGVEALRSVAEAPPDAIVLDVMMPRLDGIEVCRTLRERGDRTPVLVLTAKHRLSERVAGLDAGADDYLVKPFALEELLARLRALLRRAAPAEDGSPHTLADLTLDPTSRIVRRGEREVALTRTEFSLLELLVANAGQVLTRELIMDRIWGYDFATSSNSLDVYIGYLRRKTEAEGEPRLIQTVRGVGYVARTS, via the coding sequence ATGACGCGGAGACGACGCGGAGGTCGTTCTCATGGGGTTCTCAGCTTCGGGCGCGATGCTTGGCCCGTGCCGGAGCGAGGGGTGCGGGTCTTGGTGGTGGACGACGACGCCGGCGTCCGCCAGGCCATCCGCCGCGCGCTCCTGCTCGAGGGCCACGAGGTGGCGCTGGCCGAGGACGGGGTGGAGGCGCTGCGCTCCGTCGCGGAGGCGCCGCCCGACGCGATCGTCCTCGACGTGATGATGCCCCGCCTCGACGGGATCGAGGTGTGCCGCACGCTCCGGGAGCGGGGCGACCGCACACCGGTGCTCGTGCTCACCGCCAAGCACCGCCTCAGCGAACGGGTCGCCGGCCTCGACGCCGGCGCCGACGACTACCTGGTCAAGCCCTTCGCCCTCGAGGAGCTGCTGGCCCGCCTGCGGGCCCTGCTCCGTCGGGCCGCGCCGGCGGAGGACGGTTCCCCGCACACCCTCGCCGACCTCACCCTCGACCCCACCAGCCGCATCGTCCGCCGCGGGGAGCGGGAGGTGGCGCTCACCCGCACCGAGTTCTCGCTGCTCGAGCTGCTGGTGGCCAACGCCGGCCAGGTGCTCACCCGGGAGCTGATCATGGACCGCATCTGGGGGTATGACTTCGCCACGTCGTCGAACTCGCTCGACGTGTACATCGGGTACCTGCGGCGCAAGACCGAGGCGGAGGGCGAGCCCCGCCTCATCCAGACGGTGCGGGGCGTGGGCTACGTGGCCCGCACCTCGTGA
- a CDS encoding ABC transporter substrate-binding protein → MKLRRLVVVLAALVLVAGACSSRGEDASGTDDTGGSTDTTAAADGGGETFGDMESPCGEGSGETTTTTAPSDPAEVQGISDDAIAVGTVADPGFTGRPGLNQEIFDAGEAFVEWCNGQGGINGRQLELTQYDAAISNYQPQLDAACDQEFAMVGGGAVQDNLWETTGKACGLIDISGFSVTPEKAGVSGEGVVQESRTVQPVPNPSNQFPVGALQILAEENPDALDAVGIVYADLATLTVQAERTKEAYEQNDATIVYEQTYNVLGEANWAPFANAIKDAGVTWLNFVGEGENLAALQQAMSEIDYAPEVTLQDANFYDQAYLDAAGDAAEGTSIRNAFVPFEEADSNPATAQYIELVEAIDGKVALLGAQSMSGWLLFADAAKTCDDEGNLTRTCVLDTAGSVTEWTGGGLHAPTDPSTNSGPPCTVVLQVEGGAFVRHAPEGEGFACDDAYVAALEGDYSASAG, encoded by the coding sequence ATGAAGCTGCGCCGACTGGTCGTCGTGCTGGCCGCCTTGGTGCTCGTCGCCGGGGCTTGTTCGAGCCGGGGCGAGGACGCCTCGGGGACCGACGACACCGGAGGGTCCACGGACACCACCGCCGCCGCCGACGGCGGGGGCGAGACCTTCGGCGACATGGAGTCGCCGTGCGGCGAGGGCAGCGGTGAGACCACCACGACGACCGCCCCGTCCGACCCGGCCGAGGTGCAGGGCATCTCGGACGACGCCATCGCCGTCGGTACCGTCGCCGATCCCGGCTTCACCGGCCGCCCGGGTCTCAACCAGGAGATCTTCGACGCCGGCGAGGCGTTCGTCGAGTGGTGCAACGGGCAGGGCGGCATCAACGGCCGCCAGCTCGAGCTGACCCAGTACGACGCCGCCATCAGCAACTACCAGCCCCAGCTCGACGCCGCCTGCGACCAGGAGTTCGCCATGGTCGGCGGCGGCGCCGTGCAGGACAACCTGTGGGAGACCACCGGCAAGGCCTGTGGCCTCATCGACATCTCCGGGTTCTCCGTGACCCCCGAGAAGGCCGGCGTGTCCGGCGAGGGCGTCGTGCAGGAGAGCCGGACGGTGCAGCCGGTCCCCAACCCGTCGAACCAGTTCCCGGTCGGTGCCCTCCAGATCCTCGCCGAGGAGAACCCCGACGCCCTCGACGCCGTGGGCATCGTGTACGCCGACCTCGCCACCCTCACGGTGCAGGCCGAGCGCACCAAGGAGGCGTACGAGCAGAACGACGCCACCATCGTCTACGAGCAGACCTACAACGTGCTCGGTGAGGCCAACTGGGCCCCCTTCGCCAACGCCATCAAGGATGCCGGGGTCACCTGGCTGAACTTCGTCGGTGAGGGCGAGAACCTGGCGGCGCTCCAGCAGGCCATGAGCGAGATCGACTACGCCCCCGAGGTCACTCTCCAGGACGCCAACTTCTACGACCAGGCCTACCTGGACGCCGCCGGCGACGCCGCCGAGGGCACCTCCATCCGCAACGCCTTCGTGCCGTTCGAGGAGGCCGACTCCAACCCCGCCACCGCGCAGTACATCGAGCTGGTCGAGGCCATCGACGGCAAGGTCGCCCTCCTCGGCGCCCAGTCGATGTCGGGCTGGCTGCTGTTCGCCGATGCGGCCAAGACCTGCGACGACGAGGGGAACCTCACCCGCACCTGCGTGCTCGACACCGCCGGCTCGGTCACCGAGTGGACCGGCGGAGGCCTCCACGCCCCGACCGACCCGTCCACCAACAGCGGGCCCCCGTGCACCGTCGTCCTCCAGGTCGAGGGCGGCGCCTTCGTGCGCCACGCGCCCGAGGGTGAGGGCTTCGCCTGCGACGACGCCTACGTCGCCGCCCTCGAGGGTGACTACTCGGCCAGCGCCGGCTGA
- a CDS encoding TIGR03617 family F420-dependent LLM class oxidoreductase, whose translation MRIDTQLRAPLAGAADEARALHDAGFDGVFTFEGPHDVFLPLAPAAAVAGLDLYTNLAIAFPRSPTHLAHMAYDLHQASGGRFALGLGTQVRPHVEKRYGSTWSKPVARMRELVEATRAVLTCWQEGGRLDVHGEFYELTLMPPTFNPGPLPSGPPPIWVGALGPKMTRMVAEVADGLLVHPFNSDRFVREHTLPGIAEGLATSGRDRSDFTLVCETIVCAWRDEQERAAAVAGAKGLLAFYGSTPAYRPVLDAEGAGDLQPELNRMTKEGRWAELGDLIDDDLLGRIAVCGEPADVARQIHERFDGVADRLAFYTPYAIDPALTAEVLDRLR comes from the coding sequence GTGCGCATCGACACCCAGCTCCGCGCCCCCCTCGCCGGCGCCGCCGACGAAGCCCGGGCCCTCCACGACGCCGGCTTCGACGGGGTCTTCACCTTCGAGGGCCCCCACGACGTGTTCCTCCCGTTGGCCCCCGCGGCGGCAGTGGCGGGACTCGACCTCTACACGAACCTGGCCATCGCCTTCCCTCGGAGCCCCACCCACCTCGCCCACATGGCCTACGACCTCCACCAGGCCTCGGGCGGCCGTTTCGCCCTCGGTCTCGGCACCCAGGTCCGGCCCCACGTCGAGAAGCGGTACGGGTCCACGTGGTCGAAGCCGGTGGCCCGCATGCGGGAGCTGGTCGAGGCCACCCGGGCCGTGCTCACCTGCTGGCAGGAGGGCGGCCGCCTCGACGTGCACGGCGAGTTCTACGAGCTCACCCTCATGCCGCCCACCTTCAACCCCGGCCCCCTCCCGTCGGGCCCGCCGCCGATCTGGGTCGGCGCCCTCGGCCCGAAGATGACCCGCATGGTCGCCGAGGTGGCCGACGGGCTCCTGGTGCACCCCTTCAACTCGGACCGCTTCGTGCGCGAGCACACGCTGCCGGGCATCGCCGAGGGCCTCGCCACGTCGGGGCGCGACCGCAGCGACTTCACCCTGGTCTGCGAGACGATCGTGTGCGCGTGGCGCGACGAGCAGGAGCGGGCGGCGGCCGTGGCCGGCGCCAAGGGGCTCCTCGCGTTCTACGGCTCGACGCCGGCGTACCGACCGGTGCTCGATGCAGAGGGGGCCGGCGACCTCCAGCCCGAGCTCAACCGGATGACCAAGGAAGGGCGGTGGGCCGAGCTCGGTGACCTCATCGACGACGACCTGCTCGGGCGCATCGCGGTCTGCGGCGAGCCGGCCGATGTGGCCCGTCAGATCCACGAGCGCTTCGACGGCGTCGCCGACCGGCTGGCCTTCTACACCCCCTACGCCATCGACCCCGCCCTCACCGCCGAGGTGCTCGACCGCCTGCGCTGA
- a CDS encoding HAMP domain-containing histidine kinase → MNLRTRLTVLVAVAVGCSVVLVAVVATLTTRNELRNGVDEALQQRALAVADPRRGGPGPPRDPLGAGDTSTRIFDEEGNVVDGVEVTPGTGLTERDLDVAAGIEEAYFRDAEINGDHVRILTVSLRDGRAVQLARSVTGLDDTIARLTLIYLLLGAVGVAGAGLVGWAVARRSLRPVDDLAAAVDRVATDRDLSSEIEVERHDEVGNLAERFNEMLRALRASRQQQHQLISDASHELRTPLTSLRTNVDLLDRLDELPPEDRAELLVDLKAEMGELSALVTELVDLATEEGQAVEPIEPVRLDALVERLARRTERRTGHAVRCDLAPTTVDGRPSRLERAVGNLLDNAAKWSPPGGTIDVRLADGALVVSDEGPGIDEADLARVFDRFYRADAARSRPGSGLGLAIVRQIVEDHGGRVIAGRAPSGGAAVGFRLPVH, encoded by the coding sequence GTGAACCTCCGCACCCGCCTGACCGTCCTCGTGGCGGTGGCCGTGGGCTGCTCGGTGGTGCTCGTGGCCGTGGTGGCCACCCTCACCACCCGCAACGAGCTGCGCAACGGGGTGGACGAGGCCCTCCAGCAACGGGCCCTGGCCGTGGCCGACCCCCGTCGCGGCGGACCCGGGCCCCCGCGTGACCCCCTGGGTGCCGGCGACACCTCCACGCGCATCTTCGACGAGGAGGGCAACGTGGTCGACGGCGTCGAGGTCACCCCCGGCACCGGCCTCACCGAGCGCGACCTGGACGTGGCTGCCGGCATCGAGGAGGCGTACTTCCGCGACGCGGAGATCAACGGCGACCACGTGCGCATCCTCACCGTCTCCCTGCGTGACGGCCGGGCCGTCCAGCTCGCCCGGTCGGTCACCGGCCTCGACGACACCATCGCCCGGCTCACCCTGATCTACCTGCTCCTCGGTGCCGTCGGGGTCGCCGGCGCGGGGCTCGTCGGCTGGGCGGTCGCCCGCCGCTCCCTGCGCCCGGTGGACGACCTCGCCGCCGCGGTCGATCGGGTCGCCACCGACCGCGACCTCAGCTCGGAGATCGAGGTCGAGCGCCACGACGAGGTCGGCAACCTCGCGGAGCGCTTCAACGAGATGCTCCGGGCGCTGCGCGCGTCCCGCCAGCAGCAGCACCAGCTCATCAGTGACGCCAGCCACGAGTTGCGCACGCCGCTGACCAGCCTGCGGACCAACGTGGACCTGCTCGACCGCCTCGACGAGCTGCCCCCCGAGGACCGAGCCGAGCTGCTCGTCGACCTGAAGGCAGAGATGGGTGAGCTGAGCGCCCTCGTGACCGAGCTCGTGGACCTGGCCACCGAGGAGGGCCAGGCGGTCGAGCCGATCGAGCCGGTGCGCCTCGACGCCCTCGTCGAGCGCCTCGCCCGACGCACCGAGCGCCGCACCGGCCACGCCGTGCGCTGTGACCTCGCCCCCACCACCGTGGACGGCCGGCCCAGTCGACTCGAGCGGGCCGTGGGCAACCTCCTCGACAACGCCGCGAAGTGGAGCCCACCCGGCGGCACCATCGATGTGCGCCTCGCCGACGGCGCGCTGGTGGTGAGCGACGAGGGCCCCGGCATCGACGAGGCCGACCTGGCCCGGGTGTTCGACCGCTTCTACCGGGCGGACGCCGCCCGCAGCCGGCCGGGCTCGGGCCTCGGCCTCGCCATCGTGCGCCAGATCGTGGAGGACCACGGCGGCCGGGTCATCGCCGGCCGGGCCCCGAGTGGAGGGGCGGCGGTGGGCTTCCGCCTACCCGTCCACTGA
- a CDS encoding ABC transporter substrate-binding protein, producing MTRRRWWGALAILMLVAAACSDRGDDPSGGDGGASATTATSAPRGPGAGEAFGDMASPCGEGEGAPQAPEGGSEETQGVTADAIAVGTVADPGFTARPGLNQEIFDAGEAFVGWCNEQGGINGRPLELTQYDAKYTEYQARMEEACGREFAIVGDGAVQDNLWVSTGAACGLIDIAGFSVTPEKSGSADPSEIERLRAVQPLPNTSDRYAVSPMRVLMEDQEDALDHFGIVYGDIATLQIQADKTIEAYEALGATVVSEQAYNVIGEANWAPFAQGLKNAGVEWFTFIGEGANLALLQQAMSEIDYTPEVTLQETNFYDQAYLDAAGDAAEGTYIRTAFVPFEEADQSPATQTYVDLVEGIDGKVALLGAQSMSGWLLFAQSAKACDDEGTLTRSCVLDTAASVTEWTGGGLHAPSDPSMTAGTQDCTVILQVRDGAFVRTAPDEGFECTGDPLTLVGDYSTSG from the coding sequence ATGACCCGACGCAGGTGGTGGGGCGCACTGGCGATCCTGATGCTGGTCGCCGCAGCGTGCAGCGACCGGGGGGACGATCCGTCGGGCGGCGACGGAGGCGCCAGTGCGACCACCGCGACCAGCGCCCCGAGGGGTCCCGGCGCCGGTGAGGCCTTCGGTGACATGGCGTCGCCGTGCGGGGAGGGCGAGGGTGCCCCGCAGGCGCCCGAGGGAGGCTCCGAGGAGACCCAGGGCGTCACCGCCGACGCCATCGCGGTCGGCACCGTCGCCGATCCCGGCTTCACCGCCCGACCGGGCCTGAACCAGGAGATCTTCGACGCCGGCGAGGCGTTCGTCGGCTGGTGCAACGAGCAGGGGGGCATCAACGGCCGACCGCTCGAGCTCACGCAGTACGACGCGAAGTACACGGAGTACCAGGCGCGGATGGAGGAGGCCTGTGGGCGCGAGTTCGCCATCGTCGGAGACGGCGCCGTGCAGGACAACCTCTGGGTGTCCACCGGCGCCGCCTGCGGGCTCATCGACATCGCCGGCTTCTCGGTGACCCCCGAGAAGTCGGGCTCCGCGGACCCCTCCGAGATCGAGCGCCTTCGGGCCGTCCAGCCGCTGCCCAACACCTCGGACCGGTACGCGGTGAGCCCGATGCGGGTGTTGATGGAGGACCAAGAGGACGCGCTCGACCACTTCGGGATCGTCTACGGCGACATCGCCACCCTCCAGATCCAGGCCGACAAGACCATCGAGGCCTACGAGGCCCTCGGCGCCACCGTGGTCTCGGAGCAGGCCTACAACGTCATCGGCGAGGCGAACTGGGCGCCGTTCGCCCAGGGGCTGAAGAACGCCGGCGTCGAGTGGTTCACCTTCATCGGCGAGGGCGCCAACCTGGCGCTCCTCCAGCAGGCGATGAGCGAGATCGACTACACGCCCGAGGTCACCCTCCAGGAGACCAACTTCTATGACCAGGCCTATCTCGATGCGGCGGGCGACGCGGCCGAGGGCACCTACATCCGCACCGCCTTCGTGCCTTTCGAGGAGGCCGACCAGAGCCCGGCCACGCAGACCTACGTCGACCTCGTGGAGGGGATCGACGGAAAGGTCGCACTGCTGGGGGCGCAGAGCATGTCGGGCTGGCTGCTGTTCGCCCAGTCGGCCAAGGCCTGCGACGACGAGGGCACCCTCACGCGGTCGTGCGTCCTCGACACCGCGGCGTCGGTCACGGAGTGGACCGGAGGCGGCCTGCACGCACCGTCCGACCCGTCGATGACGGCCGGGACCCAGGACTGCACGGTCATCCTCCAGGTGCGCGACGGCGCCTTCGTGCGCACCGCCCCGGACGAGGGCTTCGAGTGCACAGGTGACCCACTCACCCTCGTCGGCGACTACTCGACCAGCGGGTGA
- a CDS encoding alpha/beta hydrolase, translated as MGEGSAVVDAAAPEGPLLPLGRRVELPGRGRTFVREVEGPPGAPTLLLLHGWIASAGLNWFQVYETLGRHFRIIAPDLRGHGRGIRALRRFRLADCADDAAALIDELDAGPVIAVGYSMGGPVSQLLWKRHPEKVRGLVLCATGHSFVKGGRERYVFTSTMATLAATTRMGQLAAHLPSRSVQRLMPIRQDRARPNSLQRWAAAEMRRHDPRVLMEAGHAIGNYDAAPWIGDIDVPTTVLVTTEDRAIQPETQLDMARSIKGSEIHLTKHGHVLCARPEFAPPLADACASVAERL; from the coding sequence GTGGGGGAAGGAAGTGCAGTCGTGGACGCCGCGGCACCGGAAGGACCCCTGTTGCCCCTGGGGCGGCGGGTCGAGCTGCCCGGCCGCGGGCGCACCTTCGTCCGCGAAGTGGAAGGGCCGCCCGGCGCCCCGACCCTGCTGCTGCTGCACGGGTGGATCGCCAGCGCCGGCCTCAACTGGTTCCAGGTGTACGAGACGCTCGGCCGGCACTTCCGCATCATCGCCCCGGACCTGCGTGGCCACGGCCGCGGCATCCGGGCCCTGCGCCGGTTCCGCCTGGCCGACTGTGCCGACGACGCCGCCGCGCTGATCGACGAGCTGGACGCCGGCCCTGTCATCGCCGTGGGCTACTCGATGGGCGGTCCGGTGTCGCAGCTGCTCTGGAAGCGCCACCCCGAGAAGGTGCGGGGGCTCGTGCTGTGCGCCACCGGGCATTCGTTCGTGAAGGGCGGGCGCGAGCGGTACGTCTTCACGAGCACCATGGCCACGCTGGCCGCCACCACCCGCATGGGGCAGCTGGCCGCCCACCTGCCCAGTCGCTCGGTGCAGCGGCTCATGCCCATCCGCCAGGATCGGGCCCGTCCCAACTCGCTCCAGCGCTGGGCGGCGGCGGAGATGCGCCGCCACGACCCGCGTGTGCTGATGGAGGCCGGGCACGCCATCGGCAACTACGACGCCGCCCCGTGGATCGGAGACATCGACGTCCCCACGACGGTGCTCGTGACCACCGAGGACCGCGCCATCCAGCCCGAGACGCAGCTGGACATGGCCCGGTCCATCAAGGGCTCGGAGATCCACCTCACCAAGCACGGCCACGTGCTCTGCGCCCGGCCCGAGTTCGCCCCGCCCCTGGCCGACGCCTGCGCCAGCGTCGCCGAGCGCCTGTAA
- a CDS encoding NAD-dependent epimerase/dehydratase family protein has product MRVLVTGGTGFAGSHAAAALGAAGHDVRLLVRDPAKVDRVFGALGAPGPDRVVGDVLDPASIERALDGCDAVVHAAAIVTNERRRAEEVLRTNPEAARNVLAAAAAAGADPIVHVSSVASLFPPPGPVIDLDTPMAAPTSAYGRSKVGAEQVARGLQEDGAPVTIVYPGGIWGPDDPTLTEQVRAAGTLVRSGLPMTTGGMTVLDVRDLATVITRAVEPGQGPRRFLLGGHFFTTEALADLMVEVCGRCRRIPSPPRLLRTVGRFNDLLMRVIPANLSITYEGMVFLTKGVPTDDSATLAALDVTLRPAAETVADTLRWLLAEGHLKPKDVPRLS; this is encoded by the coding sequence GTGCGCGTTCTGGTGACGGGGGGGACGGGGTTCGCGGGCAGCCACGCGGCGGCGGCGCTGGGCGCCGCCGGCCACGACGTGCGGTTGCTCGTGCGCGACCCCGCCAAGGTCGACCGGGTGTTCGGCGCGCTCGGCGCTCCGGGCCCCGACCGGGTGGTGGGCGACGTGCTCGACCCGGCATCGATCGAGCGGGCCCTCGACGGCTGCGACGCCGTGGTCCACGCCGCCGCGATCGTCACGAACGAGCGGCGTCGGGCCGAGGAGGTCCTGCGCACCAACCCCGAGGCGGCGCGCAACGTGCTCGCGGCCGCGGCCGCAGCGGGCGCCGACCCCATCGTCCACGTCTCGAGCGTGGCCTCGCTGTTCCCGCCGCCGGGGCCCGTGATCGATCTCGACACCCCGATGGCGGCGCCGACCAGCGCGTACGGCCGTTCGAAGGTCGGCGCCGAGCAGGTGGCCCGAGGGCTCCAGGAGGACGGCGCCCCGGTCACCATCGTCTACCCGGGCGGGATCTGGGGCCCGGACGACCCGACCCTCACCGAGCAGGTGCGGGCCGCCGGCACCCTGGTGCGCAGCGGCCTGCCGATGACCACGGGCGGCATGACCGTGCTCGACGTCCGCGACCTCGCCACGGTCATCACCCGCGCCGTCGAGCCCGGGCAGGGTCCCCGCCGGTTCCTCCTCGGCGGCCACTTCTTCACCACCGAGGCGCTGGCCGACCTGATGGTCGAGGTGTGCGGCCGCTGCCGGCGCATCCCGTCGCCGCCGCGCCTGCTGCGCACCGTGGGCCGGTTCAACGACCTGCTGATGCGGGTGATCCCCGCCAACCTGAGCATCACCTACGAGGGCATGGTCTTCCTCACCAAGGGGGTGCCGACGGACGACTCGGCCACCCTCGCCGCCCTCGACGTGACCCTGCGACCGGCGGCCGAGACCGTGGCCGACACCCTGCGCTGGCTGCTCGCCGAGGGCCACCTGAAGCCCAAGGACGTCCCCCGGTTGTCCTGA
- a CDS encoding beta-lactamase family protein has product MPDATAALLERCRREIDEGLLPACQVAVAQHGELVLHEAFGDATADSRFLIFSSTKPVVAAAVWQLLAEGRLDVTQRVVELIPEFATNGKDVVTVEQVLLHTSGFPYAPLGPPDWADREARLAAFSNWRLNWEPGTRFEYHATSAHWVLAEIIERLDGEDFRAAVHRRVIEPLGLEQFRLGVPPEDQGNVKRVVKVGEPPTMEEVEQVTGIAGATLDALTGGLTDDMFVTLSSPENVAVGVPGGGAVSTAADVARFYQALLANPGERWDPALLADVTSNVRNTFPDPMTGVAANRTIGLVVAGDDGKASMRGMGRTLSPAAFGHNGAGGQVAWADPATGLSFCYLTNGIDAHLFRQWRRGPSISNRATACAR; this is encoded by the coding sequence GTGCCCGACGCCACCGCCGCCCTGCTCGAACGCTGCCGACGGGAGATCGACGAGGGCCTGCTCCCGGCGTGCCAGGTGGCGGTGGCCCAGCATGGCGAGCTCGTCCTCCACGAGGCCTTCGGCGACGCCACCGCCGACAGCCGCTTCCTCATCTTCTCCAGCACCAAGCCCGTGGTGGCGGCGGCCGTGTGGCAGTTGCTGGCCGAGGGCCGCCTCGACGTGACGCAGCGGGTGGTCGAGCTCATCCCCGAGTTCGCCACCAACGGCAAGGACGTGGTGACCGTGGAACAGGTGCTCCTCCACACGAGCGGGTTCCCGTACGCGCCGCTGGGGCCACCCGACTGGGCCGATCGCGAGGCACGTCTCGCCGCGTTCTCGAACTGGCGGCTCAACTGGGAGCCCGGCACCCGCTTCGAGTACCACGCCACCTCGGCCCATTGGGTGCTGGCCGAGATCATCGAGCGCCTCGACGGCGAGGACTTCCGCGCGGCGGTGCACCGCCGGGTGATCGAGCCCCTGGGCCTCGAGCAGTTCCGCCTCGGCGTTCCCCCCGAGGACCAGGGGAACGTGAAACGGGTGGTCAAGGTGGGCGAGCCTCCCACCATGGAAGAGGTGGAGCAGGTGACGGGCATCGCCGGCGCCACGCTCGACGCGCTCACGGGCGGCCTGACCGACGACATGTTCGTCACCCTGTCCAGCCCGGAGAACGTGGCGGTCGGCGTCCCCGGTGGTGGTGCGGTGTCCACCGCCGCCGACGTGGCCCGCTTCTACCAGGCGTTGCTCGCGAACCCTGGCGAGCGGTGGGACCCGGCCCTGCTGGCCGACGTCACCAGCAACGTCCGCAACACCTTCCCCGACCCCATGACCGGGGTGGCCGCCAACCGCACCATCGGCCTGGTGGTGGCGGGCGACGACGGCAAGGCCTCGATGCGTGGGATGGGGCGCACCCTCTCGCCGGCGGCCTTCGGGCACAACGGTGCAGGTGGCCAGGTGGCGTGGGCGGACCCGGCCACGGGCCTGTCGTTCTGCTACCTCACCAACGGCATCGACGCCCACCTGTTCCGCCAGTGGCGGCGGGGCCCCAGCATCAGCAACCGGGCCACGGCCTGCGCCAGGTGA